A genomic region of Megalobrama amblycephala isolate DHTTF-2021 linkage group LG6, ASM1881202v1, whole genome shotgun sequence contains the following coding sequences:
- the dipk2b gene encoding divergent protein kinase domain 2B encodes MAGIWSEVWTLYLILALGTPDPSPAPQEKSRDFRRILLGLDKCNACIGTSICKKFFKDEIRFERWLTAQSNLSSADVRSYEGNYTDSTAGWRPVVLSQLMSPHLHEISDNSICTSAGKGKSCSIEAVLRATSRFQSWVRSNILLPSMVKGLVTPMLRCPSQRLLDRIVRRYFEVTDVGSMQMKHFSEKDKLRLLYTLAVNQQPLILQMFPGTEGWPFLRYHGSCGRMMVCAGSRPLRSLFSSPLERRADIAYQLLHITQSLSSNSLQFSLFYTSVSEDMFGTLDDSRLFIVDASTIGIIDLQEGHPPDEDLLPEHLDVFSCLSGSCMRPPPCETVRATQSFILLCKHVLNKLLIPNDVQSGQLPRAAVDELAICADQSQSDQRIITAIQSLKNILQTLRPCSALYGYRYPECLYSDKF; translated from the exons ATGGCAGGGATATGGTCAGAGGTCTGGACGTTGTACCTCATACTGGCTCTTGGTACTCCAGACCCCTCACCAGCACCCCAAGAGAAATCCCGTGACTTCAGAAGGATCCTCCTAGGTTTGGATAAATGCAATGCCTGCATTGGAACATCCATTTGCAAGAAGTTTTTCAAGGATGAAATAAG GTTTGAAAGATGGCTGACGGCTCAGTCTAATCTCTCCTCAGCAGATGTGCGCTCATATGAGGGAAACTATACAGACAGCACAGCGGGCTGGAGACCTGTGGTGCTGTCCCAATTGATGTCTCCTCACCTGCACGAGATATCAGACAATAGCATTTGCACCTCAGCAGGCAAAGGGAAATCCTGCAGCATTGAAGCCGTCCTCAGGGCCACTTCACGCTTCCAAAGTTGGGTTCGCTCCAACATACTGCTTCCCAGCATGGTGAAG GGTCTGGTCACCCCGATGCTGCGCTGCCCATCTCAGAGGTTGCTGGACCGCATTGTGCGACGCTACTTCGAAGTGACTGATGTGGGCAGCATGCAGATGAAGCACTTCAGTGAAAAGGACAAACTCAGACTTCTTTACACTCTGGCTGTTAATCAACAACCCCTTATACTGCAG ATGTTTCCAGGCACTGAGGGCTGGCCCTTCCTCCGCTACCACGGCTCCTGTGGAAGGATGATGGTGTGTGCAGGGAGCAGACCCCTCAGGAGCCTGTTTTCCTCTCCATTAGAGCGCCGCGCAGACATCGCCTACCAGCTCCTTCACATCACCCAGAGCCTGAGCTCCAACAGCCTCCAGTTCAGCCTCTTTTACACCAGTGTCTCAGAGGACATGTTTGGCACCTTGGATGATAGCAGGCTCTTCATTGTGGATGCCAGTACCATAGGGATCATTGACTTGCAGGAAG GACATCCTCCTGATGAAGACTTGCTACCAGAACACCTTGATGTCTTCTCCTGTCTGAGCGGATCTTGTATGAGACCACCCCCATGTGAGACTGTCCGAGCCACACAGAGTTTCATCTTATTATGCAAACATGTCCTTAACAAACTGCTCATCCCTAATGATGTGCAGTCAGGCCAGCTTCCCAGAGCAGCAGTCGATGAGCTCGCCATCTGCGCAGACCAATCTCAGTCTGACCAAAGAATAATCACTGCCATCCAAagcttaaaaaacattttacagacACTAAGGCCATGCAGCGCTCTCTATGGATACAGGTATCCTGAATGCCTCTATAGTGACAAGTTCTAG